A window of Deltaproteobacteria bacterium contains these coding sequences:
- a CDS encoding sigma-70 family RNA polymerase sigma factor: MTTQERNRLSQHPDKRGPVQNLAEGLQTASSSADRPVSEVEDLQLVLRAKAGEQEAFGVLVQRHGKAVLNLIDKMIRDRTIVEDLWQETFVRALENLHTYEPRTPTDGEKGPSFVSWLYRIASNLTLDELRRRGRWRMFSWSSLKPRRSNESESDEEYDPPADQPDAVALLASREDIHRVRAALDSLAPEWRMMLVMREYQDLPYEEIAAILNVPIGTVRSRIARAREQLRQALEKQLSWRAVG; the protein is encoded by the coding sequence GTGACAACGCAGGAAAGGAACCGTTTGTCTCAGCACCCAGACAAAAGGGGTCCAGTCCAGAACCTTGCTGAAGGACTTCAGACCGCATCGTCTTCCGCTGATCGTCCTGTATCAGAGGTCGAGGACCTTCAACTTGTGCTCCGGGCCAAGGCTGGGGAACAGGAAGCGTTTGGCGTGTTAGTACAACGACATGGGAAGGCAGTATTGAATCTGATCGACAAGATGATACGTGACCGGACGATCGTTGAAGATTTGTGGCAGGAAACATTTGTGCGTGCCTTAGAGAATTTGCATACATACGAACCACGAACACCAACAGACGGTGAGAAAGGGCCAAGCTTTGTTTCGTGGCTCTATCGGATCGCTTCTAACCTCACTTTGGATGAACTGCGTCGACGTGGACGTTGGCGGATGTTTTCGTGGAGCAGTCTCAAACCGCGACGCTCCAATGAATCAGAGTCAGATGAAGAGTATGATCCTCCAGCTGACCAACCGGATGCCGTCGCACTACTTGCGTCTCGCGAAGATATCCACCGCGTCCGCGCCGCCCTCGACTCATTGGCCCCAGAATGGCGTATGATGCTCGTCATGCGCGAATATCAAGATCTGCCATACGAGGAGATTGCCGCAATCCTCAACGTCCCGATCGGGACAGTACGCTCACGTATAGCGCGTGCGCGTGAGCAACTTCGTCAAGCGTTGGAAAAGCAACTCAGTTGGAGGGCCGTGGGATGA
- a CDS encoding HAD family hydrolase produces the protein MNPHHIKGIIFDVDGTIANSVEFFYEIALEVLSIAGAPPVEKESVYALMRVGDNSPLEKLFPPDYPDAVGTMKRIFDERMGEWMRRYHDETTAIPGSIELLHDLHARGFQLGIATSSGRALPFLDRWGVRHLFGGIVGREDVEIRKPHPEPIHKCLGHLGRAPQETVYIGDSPIDIQAGKAAGVYTIGVLTGTSPHDVLHLEGPDHILPSVAELHSILSR, from the coding sequence ATGAACCCACACCACATCAAAGGCATTATCTTCGACGTCGACGGGACGATCGCCAACTCGGTCGAGTTTTTCTACGAGATCGCGCTTGAAGTGCTCAGTATCGCTGGAGCTCCGCCAGTTGAGAAAGAAAGCGTCTACGCATTGATGCGGGTTGGCGATAACTCTCCTTTAGAGAAACTCTTTCCCCCTGATTATCCCGATGCCGTTGGCACGATGAAGCGCATTTTCGATGAGCGCATGGGTGAGTGGATGCGTCGTTATCATGACGAAACTACGGCTATTCCTGGCAGTATTGAGCTTCTTCACGATCTCCACGCACGTGGCTTTCAGCTTGGGATTGCCACCTCATCAGGTCGCGCCCTGCCCTTTCTCGATCGCTGGGGTGTCCGACATTTGTTCGGAGGGATCGTCGGGCGTGAAGATGTCGAGATTCGCAAACCTCATCCTGAACCCATTCACAAATGCCTCGGTCATTTAGGACGAGCCCCGCAGGAAACGGTGTATATCGGCGATTCGCCTATCGACATTCAAGCCGGGAAAGCGGCTGGGGTCTACACGATCGGGGTTCTGACCGGCACGAGTCCGCATGACGTGTTGCACCTCGAAGGTCCTGACCATATCCTCCCTAGTGTTGCAGAGCTGCATTCCATCCTCTCACGCTAA
- a CDS encoding dephospho-CoA kinase encodes MKTIGLTGGIGSGKSTVSQLLSELGAFVIDADKVGHEIYLPGKEAWKQVAAAFGQDILAPDQTIDRKKLGAIVFGSDDARKKLNSIVHPLMFQDISRRIKEKRSEGFTTPIVVEAAILIEANWLPLADEVWLVVTNKNAVIDRVATQRGMSAKDTEARIASQLSDAERRKYANLVIENDGSLENLKQKVQTAWSRVTSKN; translated from the coding sequence ATGAAAACCATTGGACTCACTGGTGGTATTGGTTCAGGAAAAAGTACAGTCTCGCAACTGCTCAGCGAACTCGGAGCATTTGTGATCGACGCGGACAAAGTTGGCCACGAAATCTACCTGCCTGGCAAGGAAGCATGGAAGCAGGTCGCCGCTGCCTTTGGCCAAGACATCCTTGCTCCAGACCAAACCATCGATCGCAAAAAACTGGGGGCTATCGTTTTCGGCAGTGATGATGCCCGCAAAAAGCTCAATTCGATTGTCCACCCCTTGATGTTTCAGGACATCTCACGTCGCATCAAAGAGAAACGAAGCGAGGGCTTTACCACGCCAATTGTGGTCGAAGCCGCCATTTTGATTGAAGCCAATTGGCTGCCACTGGCTGACGAAGTCTGGTTGGTGGTGACCAATAAAAATGCGGTCATCGATCGTGTTGCCACGCAACGGGGTATGTCTGCCAAAGATACCGAAGCGCGCATCGCCAGCCAACTGTCTGATGCTGAACGCCGCAAATATGCTAATCTTGTCATTGAGAATGATGGTTCGTTAGAAAACCTCAAGCAAAAAGTCCAGACTGCGTGGAGTCGAGTTACCTCGAAGAATTAA
- a CDS encoding alpha/beta hydrolase, which yields MAEMSGFCKRDAGFSRSEEHAISQGRLEGTRMPYAPVRGVDLYYEDRGQGPPLLLIPGALGTGQTDFAPQLEQLPQHGIRVISPDARGYGKSRPPVRQFPLDFYEHDAQDFAVLMETLGLQSYAVGGWSDGAIIAMLLTLQRPQQVTKLIPWGGNAYLAHEDIAAYEETRLLLSWPQRMVDEMSAVYGDELQDLWSRWCDAMQAIYRAGGELCQKRLHLIRCPTFLLHGAKDPLVPLFHTDVLQKGIANSRLYLFPEGKHNIHIRYAQEFNKLLVNFLCE from the coding sequence GTGGCAGAGATGTCAGGCTTCTGCAAGAGAGACGCCGGGTTCTCTCGCTCTGAGGAACATGCTATCAGTCAAGGCCGTTTGGAGGGCACGCGCATGCCGTATGCACCCGTCCGTGGGGTCGATTTGTATTATGAAGATCGTGGACAAGGACCGCCGTTGTTGTTGATTCCTGGAGCGTTGGGAACAGGGCAGACAGACTTTGCGCCACAACTTGAGCAGCTTCCCCAACACGGTATACGGGTGATTAGTCCTGATGCACGCGGATATGGCAAATCTCGTCCTCCAGTGCGACAGTTTCCGCTTGATTTCTATGAGCATGATGCACAGGACTTCGCCGTGTTGATGGAGACACTGGGGCTGCAATCGTACGCTGTTGGCGGCTGGAGCGATGGAGCAATTATCGCCATGTTGCTGACATTGCAACGACCACAACAAGTGACAAAACTAATTCCGTGGGGTGGAAACGCCTACCTCGCTCACGAAGATATTGCGGCTTATGAAGAGACGCGCCTGCTGTTGTCGTGGCCGCAACGCATGGTCGACGAGATGAGTGCTGTGTACGGAGATGAATTGCAAGACTTGTGGTCACGCTGGTGCGATGCGATGCAGGCGATCTATCGTGCCGGGGGAGAACTTTGTCAGAAGCGGTTGCATCTGATTCGCTGCCCGACGTTTCTGTTGCATGGCGCGAAAGATCCCCTAGTTCCACTCTTTCATACAGATGTATTGCAGAAGGGGATAGCTAACTCGCGTCTGTATCTGTTCCCTGAAGGCAAACACAACATCCATATTCGCTACGCCCAAGAATTTAACAAGCTGTTAGTCAATTTTCTGTGTGAGTAA
- a CDS encoding 2-hydroxychromene-2-carboxylate isomerase, translating into MAKVEFFYDYSSPWTYLAFTKIHGVCQKYNATLEWRPILVGGIFNTVNPSVYEFREKGVPAKAKYSAKDLQDWARFYGITILSPTVFPVNSIKALRGAIVALEHPEKFLPYSYRVFESYWGEDKDISKDEVLRGIVQEAGLDANEYFDKINRQEYKDRIRVNTDEVIARGGFGTPTIFVNGAMFFGNDRIVLVEEELRRTGK; encoded by the coding sequence ATGGCAAAAGTCGAATTCTTTTATGATTATTCGAGTCCATGGACCTATTTGGCATTCACCAAAATCCATGGGGTCTGCCAGAAATACAATGCAACGTTAGAATGGCGGCCGATTCTTGTTGGGGGAATTTTTAATACGGTGAATCCGTCAGTGTACGAATTCCGCGAGAAAGGGGTCCCGGCCAAAGCCAAGTACTCGGCCAAAGATCTACAAGACTGGGCGCGATTTTATGGGATTACGATTCTCAGCCCGACCGTATTCCCGGTGAATTCGATCAAAGCCCTGCGCGGTGCTATCGTCGCGCTTGAACACCCTGAGAAGTTTCTCCCCTACAGTTATCGGGTATTTGAGTCGTATTGGGGAGAGGACAAGGACATCAGCAAAGATGAGGTCCTCCGTGGCATTGTGCAAGAGGCTGGGCTTGATGCGAACGAGTATTTCGACAAGATCAACCGGCAGGAATACAAAGATCGTATCCGAGTGAATACCGACGAAGTCATTGCACGCGGCGGCTTTGGCACGCCGACGATCTTTGTGAATGGCGCGATGTTTTTTGGGAATGATCGGATTGTGTTGGTGGAAGAGGAACTCCGGCGGACAGGAAAGTAA
- a CDS encoding 4Fe-4S dicluster domain-containing protein translates to MAYTITRLCRDCVDTGCVAVCPVDCIYEYTGSDRNTYPNQLYIHPDECIDCGACEPECPYQAIFEEVSVPGVFKDDIKINYATKDNGSDFKVAQHKKIPHPTADQVAANKKKWGWAG, encoded by the coding sequence ATGGCCTATACGATCACGAGGCTATGCCGTGACTGTGTGGATACTGGATGCGTTGCCGTGTGCCCGGTCGATTGCATTTATGAGTATACGGGAAGCGACAGAAACACGTATCCCAATCAGCTCTATATTCATCCCGATGAATGCATTGATTGTGGTGCCTGTGAACCAGAGTGTCCGTACCAAGCAATCTTCGAAGAAGTGTCAGTTCCGGGCGTTTTCAAAGACGATATTAAGATCAACTACGCAACAAAAGATAACGGCAGCGATTTCAAAGTCGCTCAACACAAGAAAATTCCTCATCCAACCGCAGACCAAGTCGCGGCTAACAAGAAGAAATGGGGATGGGCCGGATAA
- a CDS encoding riboflavin synthase, whose amino-acid sequence MFSGIIETTGTISAIEPINEGVRLILTSQIPLAEVGLGESICVNGTCLTVTVIGDATLSFDVSAESLRRTNLGDLTPGSLVNLERSLRVSDRLSGHVVSGHVDGVGAVKSIQPEGDSFLYTFTVPPELGRYLIEKGSVAVDGISLTVFHCRPTEFTCAIIPHTHHVTTLHARKPGDKVNIENDMQGKYIEKFMQEALAGPLQALRDEVAELRLRIQK is encoded by the coding sequence ATGTTTAGCGGCATTATCGAAACAACCGGTACGATCTCTGCAATCGAGCCAATCAACGAAGGCGTACGACTGATTCTCACGAGCCAGATTCCGCTTGCAGAAGTCGGCCTTGGCGAGAGCATTTGTGTCAATGGCACGTGCCTTACGGTCACAGTCATTGGCGATGCGACGCTCAGCTTTGATGTCTCGGCTGAGTCCCTGCGACGGACGAATCTCGGTGACCTCACTCCTGGTTCTCTGGTAAACCTGGAAAGATCACTGAGAGTGAGTGATCGCCTTTCAGGCCACGTCGTCTCAGGTCATGTTGACGGAGTCGGTGCTGTCAAAAGCATTCAGCCAGAAGGTGATTCGTTTCTCTACACCTTCACGGTCCCACCCGAATTAGGACGTTACCTCATCGAGAAAGGTTCTGTTGCTGTCGATGGTATCAGCTTGACGGTTTTTCATTGTCGACCGACAGAATTTACTTGCGCAATCATCCCTCACACGCACCACGTCACAACCTTGCATGCCCGCAAGCCCGGAGACAAAGTGAACATCGAGAACGACATGCAAGGGAAATACATCGAAAAATTTATGCAGGAAGCCCTTGCTGGGCCACTGCAAGCGCTACGCGATGAAGTGGCGGAGCTGCGACTACGGATACAAAAATAA
- a CDS encoding DUF454 domain-containing protein produces MLQRIRQNISKLFHAWWDVLPHPIRRLLKVGSGLFFLVLGIIGIFIPIMPQIPFLLLSLTLLSSESSRARNLLRRMKRWLAQQRRALRRRKNHGR; encoded by the coding sequence ATGCTTCAGCGAATCCGCCAGAACATAAGCAAGCTTTTCCATGCGTGGTGGGACGTACTTCCACATCCAATCCGGAGGCTACTCAAAGTAGGGTCCGGTTTGTTCTTTCTGGTGTTAGGGATTATCGGAATTTTTATTCCCATTATGCCGCAAATTCCGTTCTTACTGTTAAGCTTGACGCTCTTAAGTAGTGAAAGTTCTCGTGCCCGTAATCTATTACGCAGAATGAAGCGCTGGTTAGCTCAACAACGACGAGCGCTACGAAGGAGAAAGAATCATGGCCGATAA
- a CDS encoding zinc ribbon domain-containing protein, protein MPIYEYHCQACGKDQSILFLSQKDMIAKPSCKYCSARRLKRLLSRVTYHQTESARLSDFDTSAPRDESFYRDSRNVGLWAKKRAKQLGVDLGSQFEETVEKARSGKISDDL, encoded by the coding sequence ATGCCAATCTACGAGTATCACTGTCAGGCGTGCGGTAAAGATCAGAGTATTCTGTTTCTCTCGCAAAAGGACATGATTGCAAAGCCATCGTGCAAGTATTGCAGCGCGCGTCGCTTGAAGCGTTTGCTGTCGCGCGTAACCTACCATCAAACCGAATCAGCTCGCTTGAGTGATTTTGATACCAGTGCCCCCCGGGACGAGTCTTTCTATCGCGACTCTCGTAACGTTGGCTTGTGGGCAAAGAAGCGCGCAAAACAACTGGGGGTAGACTTGGGCTCGCAGTTTGAGGAAACTGTAGAGAAGGCTCGTAGTGGAAAGATTAGTGATGACCTGTAA
- a CDS encoding rhomboid family intramembrane serine protease: MIPLRTSVTQQQVPWVNHVLIGANLALFAYELALGPQVENFVQTYGWVPATFSQALEQGTVPPLSPLLFCMFLHGSWAHLLGNLLYLYIFGGNVEDRLGHLRYLIFYSVGGMIAVLVQTYTNPTSTLPMIGASGAIAAVTGAYFVFCPTARVLTLLPLGFSFPVIRIPAVFYLVLWLGLQVGAGMHAQAATTTPVVEVAWWAHVGGFIGGLLLGPLLLLKRRHPRRRRSTSSLAWHNPRSALRW; encoded by the coding sequence ATGATCCCACTTCGCACTTCTGTAACGCAACAGCAGGTTCCGTGGGTCAATCACGTGCTCATCGGAGCAAACCTGGCGCTCTTTGCCTATGAACTCGCGCTCGGCCCTCAGGTCGAGAACTTCGTCCAAACCTATGGATGGGTCCCGGCCACCTTCTCTCAGGCGCTCGAACAGGGGACTGTTCCTCCTCTCTCGCCATTATTGTTTTGCATGTTTCTTCATGGCAGTTGGGCGCATCTCCTTGGCAATCTGCTCTATCTCTACATTTTCGGCGGAAATGTTGAAGATCGCTTAGGACATCTCCGTTACTTGATATTCTATAGCGTGGGCGGAATGATCGCGGTTTTAGTCCAGACCTATACAAACCCGACGTCGACGTTGCCCATGATAGGTGCGAGTGGTGCCATTGCGGCAGTAACAGGCGCGTACTTCGTGTTCTGTCCTACCGCTCGTGTTTTAACGCTCTTACCGTTAGGGTTCTCCTTTCCTGTCATCCGTATTCCGGCGGTGTTCTATCTTGTGTTGTGGTTAGGACTCCAGGTTGGGGCTGGTATGCATGCGCAGGCTGCCACTACCACTCCTGTAGTTGAAGTTGCCTGGTGGGCACATGTCGGAGGATTTATTGGCGGCCTTCTTCTTGGGCCCCTCCTCCTCCTCAAACGACGACATCCTCGTCGTCGCCGGTCAACATCCTCATTAGCATGGCACAATCCGCGTTCGGCGTTGCGGTGGTAG
- a CDS encoding CDP-diacylglycerol O-phosphatidyltransferase: MLRQALAWTVHAYTASGTIAGFLALQASVNGDVRAAFLWMLIAVLIDATDGTLARAVEIKKVLPWFDGAKLDDIVDYFTFVIVPLAALYYCHLLPSSGTIFFIAIPLLASAYGFCQAAAKTPDFFFTGFPSYWNIVAFYLYALQTPSWVNGGILCVLAVLVFVPIRYVYPTRTVRFRTLTNLLGALWVLFLLVLIWQLPTPSQSVVFASLYYPLYYTVLSFYLHATHPSDTQNP, encoded by the coding sequence ATTCTACGCCAAGCTCTGGCATGGACCGTTCACGCCTACACTGCTTCTGGCACAATTGCTGGCTTTCTCGCGTTGCAGGCATCTGTGAATGGAGATGTACGGGCGGCATTCCTATGGATGCTCATTGCCGTGCTTATCGATGCCACAGATGGCACTCTCGCACGGGCAGTGGAGATCAAGAAAGTACTGCCCTGGTTCGACGGCGCGAAGCTTGATGACATCGTGGATTATTTCACGTTCGTCATCGTTCCACTCGCTGCACTCTACTATTGCCATCTCCTTCCATCTTCGGGAACGATATTCTTTATCGCCATACCACTGCTTGCCAGCGCTTATGGTTTCTGTCAGGCCGCAGCGAAAACGCCAGATTTCTTCTTTACCGGGTTTCCGTCGTATTGGAACATCGTCGCGTTTTACCTGTACGCCCTGCAGACTCCGTCCTGGGTAAACGGTGGGATACTCTGTGTGTTGGCAGTTCTCGTCTTTGTGCCCATTCGCTATGTCTATCCAACTCGAACAGTTCGATTTCGTACCCTTACGAATCTGCTAGGGGCACTGTGGGTTCTCTTTCTGCTTGTGCTCATTTGGCAATTACCGACCCCATCCCAATCCGTTGTTTTTGCTTCTCTCTACTATCCTCTTTACTACACGGTGTTGTCGTTTTACCTCCACGCTACCCATCCAAGCGACACACAAAACCCTTGA
- a CDS encoding VOC family protein, whose product MSTSAAIPTLGLRHLALNVADVATSVQFYSSVFGMRVVWQPDPDNAYLSSGCDNLALHKVTTPTVKDGQRLDHLGFLVSTPEDVDRAAEVLATHSVRLRNTPRTHRDGSRSLYCFDPDGNVIQVLYEPTLSAQRLG is encoded by the coding sequence ATGAGTACCAGCGCCGCTATTCCGACCTTGGGACTTCGACACTTGGCATTGAACGTCGCAGATGTTGCGACCTCCGTTCAGTTTTATTCTTCTGTGTTCGGCATGCGGGTGGTCTGGCAACCAGACCCTGATAACGCATATTTGTCGTCAGGGTGTGACAACCTTGCTTTACACAAAGTGACAACACCAACAGTCAAAGATGGACAACGGCTCGACCATCTCGGATTTCTCGTCAGCACTCCAGAAGATGTCGACCGTGCAGCAGAGGTCCTTGCAACCCACAGCGTCCGCCTGCGCAATACCCCTCGTACGCACCGCGACGGCAGCCGCTCCCTCTATTGTTTCGATCCTGACGGCAACGTCATTCAAGTTCTCTATGAACCAACCCTCAGTGCCCAACGGCTCGGCTGA
- a CDS encoding transglycosylase, whose protein sequence is MWWSQLQQEQSKANRRSTQQSQQENQRTASHSDPADSHQELRRGASRNRSSTALHEGYSALRRESQDNRLRRLQNDRSENSQQTLYARYALECRTFCWKLAFLVVFLVSTLPAVSYSNIGNVSLEQADPELVPFFADDLDRSSLKAAVLQSVAALRRRDESAILAFGDQRISVALIRESLETFAEMLETEPDISTALLRDFDIYRVTSPVLFTGYHEPVINGSLAPTERYRYPLYRVPNDLPARGAATPYFTRAEIDGQGALRGRGNEIVWLDDPVDRFFLHIQGSGQIRLPKGERMRVGYAGDNGRAYRSIGRYLLDQRVLPPGQASTQGIRRYLAEHPEERDDILFHNPRYIFFKSFPTGPSGPVGSLGVPLTPGRSLAADPSIYPLGGLAFIHAKRPVWNGQNQVKWKEFFRFVVLQDTGAAIRGPARADLFWGSAAETEAGAMAQRGEMYLLVKKP, encoded by the coding sequence ATGTGGTGGTCGCAACTGCAGCAGGAACAAAGCAAAGCAAATCGAAGGTCGACGCAGCAATCTCAACAAGAAAATCAGCGAACAGCTTCTCATAGTGATCCAGCCGACAGTCATCAGGAGCTACGTCGAGGGGCTAGTCGTAACCGTTCATCAACCGCATTGCACGAAGGGTATTCTGCACTACGTCGAGAGAGTCAGGATAATCGGCTGCGCAGGCTCCAGAACGATAGGTCGGAAAACTCTCAGCAGACTCTGTATGCACGTTACGCTCTTGAGTGCCGTACCTTCTGTTGGAAGTTGGCCTTTCTCGTAGTTTTCCTTGTGAGTACCCTTCCAGCGGTCAGCTATAGCAACATAGGGAACGTCTCGCTTGAACAGGCAGATCCAGAGCTTGTCCCTTTTTTTGCCGATGACCTTGATCGCTCGTCTCTGAAAGCTGCCGTGTTGCAAAGTGTTGCGGCGTTGCGGCGACGCGATGAGTCAGCAATCCTAGCTTTCGGTGATCAACGCATTTCTGTTGCATTGATACGTGAGAGCCTTGAGACCTTCGCAGAGATGTTGGAAACTGAGCCTGATATCAGTACGGCCCTCTTACGAGACTTTGATATTTACCGTGTGACGTCTCCCGTCTTATTTACCGGCTATCATGAACCTGTCATCAACGGCAGCTTAGCACCAACCGAGCGCTATCGCTATCCACTTTATCGTGTTCCCAACGACCTACCGGCACGGGGCGCAGCCACTCCCTATTTCACACGGGCCGAAATTGATGGCCAAGGAGCGCTGAGAGGAAGAGGGAATGAGATTGTCTGGTTAGATGACCCGGTTGATCGGTTCTTTTTGCACATTCAAGGGTCAGGGCAAATCCGCTTGCCGAAAGGGGAACGGATGCGGGTTGGCTATGCTGGGGACAATGGCAGAGCCTATCGCAGCATCGGACGCTATCTCCTGGACCAGCGGGTCTTACCACCGGGCCAAGCTTCCACACAGGGAATCCGTCGATACCTCGCAGAACATCCAGAAGAACGGGACGACATCCTTTTTCACAATCCTCGATACATCTTTTTCAAATCATTCCCGACAGGTCCGAGTGGCCCGGTTGGCAGTCTCGGAGTACCTCTCACCCCCGGGCGCTCGCTCGCCGCTGATCCTTCAATTTACCCTCTGGGCGGCCTCGCCTTTATCCATGCCAAGCGACCAGTCTGGAATGGTCAGAATCAGGTGAAGTGGAAAGAATTCTTCCGCTTCGTTGTATTACAAGACACTGGCGCAGCGATTCGCGGGCCAGCACGTGCGGATTTGTTCTGGGGGAGTGCGGCAGAAACCGAAGCCGGTGCAATGGCGCAACGAGGAGAGATGTATCTGTTAGTGAAGAAGCCGTAG
- a CDS encoding alanine--glyoxylate aminotransferase family protein, giving the protein MEAAGELAPPVRVLLGPGPSNVHSRVLKAMSTPLVGHLDPEFVRLMEETKELLRFVFQTKNALTFPISGTGSSGMEACLVNLLEAGDEAVIGVNGVFGTRMKDIVERCGAKPVVIEAPWGNVFTPEQVRDALKQCRRPKLVALVHAETSTGAWQPLEGISSIVHAAGALFVVDAVTSLGGCPVQIDDWKIDACYSGTQKCLSCPPGLSPVTFSQAALDVIRARKSKVQSWYLDLTMIEKYWGEERVYHHTAPISMNYALRESLRLIQEEGLTARFQRHRRNHEALAAGLSAMGMTLAAQEGHRLWTLNSVAIPNGVDDAGVRRQLLEEYNIEIGAGLGPLRGKVLRIGLMGESSTRSNVLLVLSALESILRKQQFSCTPGAGVSAAQAVYAAA; this is encoded by the coding sequence ATGGAAGCTGCTGGCGAATTAGCACCCCCAGTCCGGGTGCTGTTAGGCCCTGGCCCGAGTAACGTTCATTCTCGAGTGCTCAAAGCGATGTCCACGCCGCTGGTTGGGCATCTTGATCCCGAGTTTGTCCGCTTGATGGAAGAAACCAAAGAACTCTTGCGCTTTGTCTTCCAGACGAAAAACGCACTGACCTTTCCGATCTCAGGAACCGGCAGTTCTGGCATGGAGGCCTGCCTCGTCAATTTGCTCGAAGCCGGAGACGAAGCCGTCATTGGTGTCAATGGCGTGTTTGGCACGCGCATGAAAGATATTGTTGAACGCTGTGGTGCTAAACCAGTGGTGATCGAGGCACCGTGGGGCAATGTTTTTACTCCAGAGCAAGTGCGAGACGCGCTCAAGCAATGTCGACGCCCAAAACTTGTTGCGCTTGTTCACGCCGAAACTTCGACTGGCGCTTGGCAGCCGCTAGAAGGAATCTCCTCCATTGTCCATGCAGCCGGTGCATTGTTCGTCGTTGACGCAGTGACATCACTGGGCGGTTGTCCAGTACAGATCGATGACTGGAAGATCGATGCGTGCTACAGCGGGACACAAAAATGCCTCAGTTGCCCGCCAGGACTCTCTCCTGTCACATTTAGTCAGGCTGCACTTGATGTCATTCGCGCCCGCAAATCAAAAGTCCAGAGCTGGTACTTAGACCTCACCATGATTGAAAAGTACTGGGGAGAAGAGCGTGTGTATCATCACACTGCGCCGATCTCGATGAACTATGCCTTGCGTGAATCTCTGCGCCTGATCCAAGAAGAGGGCCTGACCGCGCGGTTTCAACGCCATCGCCGTAACCATGAAGCGCTAGCCGCAGGCTTGAGCGCAATGGGCATGACGCTTGCCGCCCAGGAAGGACATCGGCTGTGGACCCTGAATAGTGTTGCCATTCCTAATGGTGTCGATGACGCTGGAGTTCGACGACAACTGTTGGAAGAGTATAATATTGAAATTGGCGCTGGCCTGGGGCCGTTACGTGGAAAGGTGTTGCGTATAGGCCTAATGGGGGAATCCAGCACCCGTAGTAATGTCCTCTTGGTATTAAGCGCATTAGAGAGTATCTTACGGAAACAGCAATTCTCTTGTACCCCGGGGGCCGGGGTGAGTGCCGCTCAAGCAGTGTATGCTGCGGCATAG